The Desulfococcus multivorans DNA window CCTCCGGATCGAAGGCGATGAGCATGTCGAAGAAATCCCGGCCAAGAATTCCGAGGGAAGCTAACAGGCTGTTCTGTTCGCCGATGTGGAGGTCCGCCTCGGGCACCGCCTTTTCCCGGCCTTTGCGAAGCACCCGACGTTGTTCGCTCTTGGAGAGGGTGTCCCCCCAGTACTCGGCGCAGGGATTCATCAGAAACAGATTGACCTCCCGGTGCAGGGAGAGAATGTCCAGAATTTCCATATGAAAACGCGGCAGACTCGAAATGCCGAAAACCGATATGCGTTCGGGCAGGATTTCCGAGAGAAGGGGGGCGTCGGCGAGAATGTCGGCGAGAGACCTGCCCAAGGCTGCCTGATGGCGGACTTGCCGGCCTTCGGAAAGTCGCCGCCAGAGGGCCGGTTGCCAACCTTCGCCGCCGCCTGCCTCCCAGTCAAGAATCCAATCCGGACGGAAAATCAGGTATTGATCGTAAAGATCGGCGATCCGTTGGGCGAGTTGAAACCATTTGAGATCTCCGGCGTCGCCGTCAAGGTAATGCCTCAAGGGCGTGAAATCGGGATTTCCCAGTTCGCCGGGGAGCGTCGCCATGATGGCCCATGTCATCACCGGGCGCTCGAAAGGTGAATGTTCGGGCAGACCGGGCAGGAGCGCCCGAAAGATGTCGGAATAGACAAATGTGTTGGGGAAAGGGAAGGCCATGTTGGCGCAGATGCCGTGACGACGGGCCAGAACCATGGAGAGCCATCGCTCCATGCCGAGGCTCTGGACAACGACGATTTCGGGTGTCAAAGGATCGGCCAAAGGGCGGCGGAGGGTATTCGCCAGGGCCGCCGCCAAGGCTTCCAGGCGGTTGCCGGTGAAAAGATGGAAACGCTTCACGGCGTATGGTTCCCGCTGTCGCGGATGCCGGTTTCGATGCCGTGAATCCGGCGCCGGGGCTCTCTGCCTGTTGCGGTCCTGGAGTCGGTATTCATATGACAAGCCTTCGGGGCGGGCATAGACGGCTTTCCTCCATATCAGTAGATCTTGCGTCCCCCGAAGCTGGAACCGATGACCGTGAAGCTGTTCTCGACGATGAACAGGGCGTTGGGATCAATGTTGAATACCGCCTCCTCGACGCGCTTCATCTGGATATTGTTGGTGATGGCCATCAGAAGCAGCTTGTCCCTGCCGCTGTATACGCCCCGGCCTTTGAGGAAAGTGGCGCCCTGATTGAGATCGTGAATGAGGACCTTTGAAATCTCCTCGTTCTTGTCGCTCACAATGAAGATCACCTTGCGCTGGTTGAACAGCGACAGGATATGCTCCAGGGATACGGAGGTGATGAAGACCAGGATAACCGATGCAATGAAGATATCCGCATTGTAGTAAGTGATGACGAAGCTGAACAGCACGGCGTTGAACATCAGATAGAGCCTGCCGAACCCCATGTTGAACTTCTGGTTGAGGATGACGGCGACGATGTCGAGGCCCCCGCCTGAGCCCAGGGATCTCAGGACGATGCCGCTTCCTGCACCGCAGATGATGCCGCCGGCGACAGCCGCGTAGATCTGCTCCTGGATGCCGAAATCGAGGGTGATCAGCTCGGAGGTGAGGGTGAGCGCCACGACCCCGTATAGGCTGTATAAGAAAAAGCGTCGGCTGATATAAAACCAGCCCACGACAAACAGGGGCAGGTTCAAGAGGAAATACCAGATCCCCGGGCTGAGCCATTCGGTTTTGTAATAGAGCAGGAGGCTCGTGCCGTAGATGCCCCCGGTAATGAAGTTGTGGTGGACAACGATGCCCTTGGCACCCAGAGAGAACAATGTCGAACCCAAGGTGATCAGTAGAAGGTTCCATGCGGGAGAATAGGTGTATTTTTTGAGATTCATGATGAATGATTGTATAGCTGTTAAGATGAGGTGTATTTTATGAAATTTCCGGCGGTATAGCCATCTTGATTCTCGATTGCCGTGTTGATCTTCAGGGTTGCATGAATCCAAAATCTTGCGTTGCTTTTCATTCCTCAATTTATTAAATGCTTAATTATAACAATATATTGGTGTTCAGGTTGCAGGTTTTGCCTGTATCGCCTGTATGGCAATACCCTGAAGACATTCCCCATAGCAGGATATTCCCTTGGCGACAAGTCCCTCATCACGATAATTCCTATGTGCCGATACATGATCCGCGGATCTGACGCGTTCTGCCGAAGCCGAAGGGGCGTGTGGCTTTGGCGATTGGCGCTTTTATGCCCTTTCAACTTTTAGTCCCTATCCGGTTGCCTGATGAAGGGCGCGTCAAATAACGATATTTTTATCATGCGTTGACGTTTGGCGGGTAAAGGGTTTTCAATGGAATTCAGACCGAAGGACCTGGGGATAATGCGGATTGATGACGGCACCTGCGGATATTGAAGTATGGCCGGAGAGGAAATCGGTTTGAGAGTGGATCTCAGCTCTTGAATTCCTCCACCAGGGCTTCGATTGTCGCCTTGGCGTCGCCGAAGATCATGCGGGTGTTGCTCCGGTAGAAGAGGGGGTTGGGAATACCGGCAAAGCCGGATGCCATGGACCGCTTCAGTACGAAAACGTTTCTCGCTTTGTCGGCGTCGATGATGGGCATGCCGTAAATGGGGCTGCCTTCGTCCTCCCGCGCTGCCGGGTTCACCACGTCGTTGGCGCCGATGACGATGCAGACGTCGACGGTGTCTATGGTCTGATTGATGTCGTCCATCTCCACCAGTTTGTCGTAAGGCACGTTCGCCTCGGCCAGGAGCACGTTCATATGGCCCGGCATGCGGCCGGCCACCGGATGGATGGCGAAGGAGACCTCCGCGCCGTTGGCCTCGATGAGGTCCGCCAATTCCCGGACGACGTGCTGGGCCTGGGCCACGGCCATGCCGTAGCCGGGAACGAACACCACCGATGAGGCCGCCTCGAGGACATAGTAGGCATCCTGAGGTGAAGTGGACTGGGCGGTACCCTCGGCGCCCCCGGCGCCCCCGGCAGCCTCGTGGGAGCCGAATCCGCTGAAGAGGACGTTGGTGAGGGACCGGTTCATGGCTTTGCACATGATGTTCGTGAGAATCAGTCCGCTCGCGCCCACCAGTCCTCCCGCCACGATGAGGATATTGTTGCCGATGGCGAAACCGGCCGCACAGGCGGCCAGCCCCGAATAGGAATTGAGCAGGGAGATCACGACGGGCATATCGGCGCCGCCGATGGGGATCACAGTGACGATCCCGATGACGAGGGAAAGGATGACCGCAGTCGGCACATAGACCGCCGAGATGCTCGGATAAAAGCTGCCGCAGAAGAGCACCCCCACCCCCAGGGTGATGACGAAGAGCCCTCCGTTGATGATCTGCTGACCGGGAAACAGGATCGGCCGAGAGGGAATGTTTCCGCTCAGTTTCCCCCACGCCACGACGGACCCGGTGAAGGTCATGCCCCCGATGAGAACCGCCAGAAAGACGGAAACCAGAATGAAGACGACGGTCTGATCAGGATGGGCATGAAATTCGGACCAGCCAACGAGCATGCTCGCCAATCCGCCGCCTCCGTTGAAAAGCGCTACCATTTCAGGCATTCCGGTCATCTTTACCTTGAGGGCCGCCAGGACGCCGACGGCCGCTCCGATCGCCACGCCGACGGCGATCCACTTGAAGTCCAGTCCAGCCCGGATCAGGGTGAAGATCACGGCGATAAACATCCCTGTCGCCGACACCAGGTTGCCCCGTCGTGCGGTTTCCGGAGAACTCAACATCTTGAGACCGAAGATGAACAGCATTGCCGAGAGAATGTAGGCCAGGGATGTGACGATCAGCATTGTTTCATTCGCAGTCGTTGGGGTCATCGGGAACCGTCCTTTTTCCTGAACATGGCCAGCATTCGGTTGGTGACGACATAGCCGCCAACGACGTTGATGGTGGCGAAGATGACCGCAAGGATTCCGAGTACGTGGCTGAATCCCCCTCCTGTGTCGGATAGATTCACCGCTGTAATCGCGCCGATCAGGGTGATGCCGGAGATGGCGTTAGCTCCCGACATGAGGGGGGTGTGGAGGGTCGACGGAACCCTGGAAATCAGTTCAAACCCTAGAAACACGGTCAACATGAACACGAAAAGCATATCGAATGACATGGCATATCCTCTCGATTGATGTTGGGGCGACGGCGGACGGCCGTACCGGGGATCACTCAGGGCGCTTCGACAACACGGCACCGTCCCGCGTCGCGAGGCAGGCCTCGATGATCTTGTTTCCGGCATCGAGTCGGATTGTCTTGGCGTCGGCATCCCAGAATTCCTGGACCAGGTGAAAGACGTTCATGGCGTACATGGTGCTCGCATCCACCGGCACCCTGCCGGGAAGATTGGCATGCCCCAGGATGATGACGCCCTTCTCGTCGACCTCGGCATCTTTCCGGGAACCCTCAACGTTGCCGCCGCTCTCGACCGCCATATCCACCACCACGGTGCCCGGGCGCATGGCCGCCACCATATCGGCGGTAATGATGCGGGGTGCCGGGCGTCCGAAAACCTGGGCCGTTGTGATGATCATGTCCGACTGAGCGCAGACTTTGGTCATGCCTTCCCGCTGCATCCGGAGTTGCTCCGGGGTCAGCTCTTTTGCGTAGCCGTCCTGGGTCTGTCCGGTTTCTCCGATATCGATTTTGACGAATTTGGCGCCGAGGGACTTGACCTGCTCCTCGACAACCGGACGGGTATCAAAGGCGGATACGCGGGCACCAAGCCTTCGGGCCGTTGCGATGGCCTGGAGTCCGGCCACTCCGACGCCGATCACCAGAACGGCCATGGGCTTGATGGTGCCCGCGGGGGTGGTCATCATCGGCATGATTCTGGCGGACCGGGCTGCGCCGAGAATGACCGCGACGTAACCCCCGAGGTTGGCCTGGGAACTCAAGGCATCCATTTTCTGGGCGTAGGTCGATCTCGGGATCATCTGCATGCTGACGGCCGTGATTCCCTGGGCCGCCATGCGGGCTATCCGCTCGGTTTCGCTGAAAGGATCGAGAAAACTGATGTGGAGGGTTCCCGCGGGGATGGCGGAGATCTCTTCATCCGAGGGCGCCCTGAGACGTGCCAGAACCTGACAGACCTCCGGGACGGTCCCCGGATCGGCCGGCTCGGCTCCGGCTTCCTGGAAGGCACCGTCAGCCAGGCCCATATGTTCACCGATCCCCCGCTCCACGACGACTTCGATGCCGATCCTGCGATATCTGTCGATCATGGAAGGCATCACCGCTATGCGGGGCTCACCGAAACGGCGCTCAGAGACAAAACCGATCTTCACTATACCCTCCTCGGGTTGCATCGTCGATAAATGGAACAGGAAAGCAGCCGTACGGTCTGAGGGGGCAACCGTTTTCGAACTGCGGCCTTCCAGGCAGGCGGCATCCTTTACATTAAATCGAGATTATTTACCCGAAAAAATGATACGCACCGCCGGATCTGTCAAGAAAATTTTAAATGGCTTTCAGGATTCATGGATTGCCTGTTTTTCAGAAGAGGGTTGATCGGGAGCTGCCGCATGCCGAAGGATGAGGGCCTCGAAGGCGGCATTGTCCAGCACCTCTTTTTCAAGAAGTGTTTCGGCAATGGTCACCAGGGTCTCCTTGTGCGCCGTCAGCAATCCGGTGACGTGCTTTTCACGCCGGGTAAGGATATCCTTGACCTCGGCATCCAGTTTTGCAGCGGTTTCCTCGCTGTAATCCCGGCTGCTCATGCCGGTTTGATCGTTGCCGAGAAAGATCGGCGTCTGGCGACGGGGATAGGTGGACAGGCCGAGGGTCTCTCCCATGCCGTATTCCGAGATCATGGCACGAGCGATATCCGTTGCCCGCTGCAGGTCGTTTCCGGCTCCGGTGGTCACGTCTTCGAACACCATCTTTTCGGCCACCCGGCCCCCCAGAAGGACGTCGATTTTGCCCAGAAGCTCTTCACGGCTCATGAGGTAGCGGTCCTCGGTGGGGCGCTGTTGGGTGTATCCCAGGGCGGCAACCCCTCGGGGGATGATGGAAATCTTGTGAACTTTGTCGGCGCCGGGCGTGAAGGCCGCCACCAGGGCATGCCCGGTTTCGTGATAGGCGACGATTTTCTTTTCTTTGGGATTGATAACCCTGTTTTTCTTTTCCAGTCCGCCGATGAGACGATCGGCAGCCTCATCCAGTTCCGTCATACCGACGCTTTTTTTCCGTTTTCGGGCTGCGAGAAGAGCGGCTTCGTTGATGACGTTGGCCAAATCCGCACCTGTGAATCCGGCGGTTTTCTGGGCGAGCACATGGAGGTCCACCTCCTCGGCCAGTTTGATTTTTCGAGCGTGTATCTTGAGGATGGCTTCCCTCCCGTTGACGTCGGGCCGGTCCACCAGGACCTGGCGATCGAACCGGCCCGACCGCAGAAGCGCCGGGTCCAGAACCTCGGGGCGGTTGGTGGCCGCCATAATCACAACGCCCTTGCGCGTGTCGAACCCGTCCATTTCCACCAGGAGTTGGTTGAGGGTTTGCTCCCGTTCGTCATGACCGCCGAACCCTCCGATACCCCTGGCCTTGCCGATGGCGTCCAATTCGTCGATAAAGATGATGCACGGGGCCTTTTCCCGGGCCTGGATGAAAAGGTCTCTCACCCGGGCGGCCCCCATGCCCACGAACATCTCGACGAAATCCGATCCGCTGATGGAGAAGAACGGGACCCCGGCTTCTCCGGCAACGGCTCGTGAAATCAATGTTTTGCCTGTTCCCGGCGGACCGACCAGCAGAACACCTTTGGGCATCTGGCCCCCCAGTTCCTGATAGATGTGGGGCTCTCTGAGATAGGAGACGATCTCCTGCAACTCTTCCTTGGCTTCATCTGCTCCGGCCACGTCGGCGAAGCGTGTCTCTACATCCTTTTCCCCCACCAGCTTGGCCTTGTTCTTGCCGAAAGTCATCATTCCGGCCTGGGACATCTGCATTTTCCGCATCATGAAAAACCAGATGAGATAGAACAGAAAAATGGGCACCACCCAGGAAAGAAGGGTTTTCAGGAAGGTGTTCTCGACCTCTCCCCTGAACTCCACCTGATGCTGCTCCAAGGTCCGGGAGAGGTCCGTGTCGACCCGCACCGTAACGAAGACCTCGGGATTTCCGCTTTCATCCAGCATGCGCCCCTTGATCTGCTCCTTTCCGACGGCGATCTCTTTGACCCGGTTGTCGTTGACGGCCTGGAGAAATTCGCTGTAAGGGATAACCTTGGGTTTAAATTGTCCGAAAATCAAGTTCTGAAGGATGAGAACGCCCCAGAACGCCAGGATCAGGTAGTAGAAGTTGAATCGGGTGTTTTTTTCCATGACCGGCTCTTTTTAATTCAGGAAATATGGCGACGCAGTCTGATTCGCGCCGATGCAGCGATGCTTGAATGCTAAAATAAAACTGTTTTATGGGAAAAATCAATAGAAAATCCAAAGTCGCCGACTTCGCAAAAAGTCAGAATTTATAGTTATAGCTACATGGTATTGGAGTTGTCCAAGCGTATAAACACTATATACTGTGTCAATATGTCGTTCAAGCGACTTTTTGCGGATGCATCAAAGTGGGAATATCAAAAACAGAGAGGGTAGGGGATTCGGAGGGGGAGTCGCGCCCCCTCCGATGCAATTACGGGCAAGGAATAGGGTCAGTCGCACAGCTCGAACAGGGCCGCGGCGCCCATGCCGCCGCCGACGCACATGGATTCCACGCCGTATTTGACGCCCCGTTCCTTCATACGGTGGACCAGTTGTGCGCAGAGCTTGGCGCCGGTGCAGCCCAGCGGGTGCCCCAGTGCGATGGCGCCCCCGTAGACATTGATGCGGTCCATGTATTTATCGAGCCCCAACTCCCGGATACAATAGAGGGCCTGGGAGGCGAAGGCCTCGTTGATTTCCCACAAGCCGATGTCCTCGATGGAAAGTCCTGCCAGATCCAGGAGTTTGGGAATGGCGTACCGGGGGCCAACACCCATCTCGTCGGCGCGGCATCCCACGGTGGTGTAGTGTTTGAGCCTGGCGATAGGGGTGATGCCGAGTTTGTTCACCATCTCACCGCTCATGAGGACCGTTGCCGCGGCACCGTCCGTCATTTGAGACGAGTTTCCGGCGGTCACCGAGCCGTTGGCGCGAAAGACCGGATACAGCTTACCCAGGCCTTCCAGGGTGGTGGCCGGCCGGATGCCGTCATCGAAATCCTGGAGGAAGGTTTCCTTTGCAAAGATTCCGTTGTTCCGTTTAACGAATTTAACGGCCGGCGTGGGAACGATCTCTTTGAACAATTTTCCTTCGAGGGCTTTCGACGCTTTCATCTGGGATTGGTGTGCGAATTCGTCCTGGTCCTTCCGGGAAATCCCGTAGCGGGAGGCCACATTCTCCGCAGTGATGCCCATGGAGACATAGAGCTCGGGATGTTCCCTTGAATAGTCGGCATCGGGGCGGGGCAGGTTGCCGGGCATGGGGACAAAGGTCATGGACTCCACGCCGCCGCCGAGGGTGATGTCGGACCAGCCCGCCATGATGCGCATGGCGCACAGGGCGATGGCCTCCAGACCCGAGGCGCAGAATCGGTTGACGGTCGCACCGCCGACCTTCTCGGGAAACCCCGCGATCTGTGCGGCGATTCGGCCGATGTTAAGCCCCTGCTCCGCCTCGGGAAAGGCGCAGCCGATCATGACGTCGTCCACCATTCCGACGTCAAGGCCCGGCGTCTTTTCAACGACGGTTCTCAGGATAAACGAGAGCAATTCCTCGGGCCGGGTATCTTTAAAGGCCCCCTTGTTGCGCCTGCAGCCGGGGGTCCTGATGGCTGTCACGATATATGCATCTCTCATGGTTGAGTTCCTCCTTGGGTTTTAACATCTTAATTTCGCAAGGGCTTTCCGGTTTTCAACATATGTTCGACCCGGGCTGCGGTTTTGTCGTTTTTCCAGAAATCCACGAAAGCGTCCCGTTCGAGTTTGAGCAGCAACTCTTCATCGACACGGCTGTCCTTCCTCACGTCGCCGCCGGAGATGACATGGGCGATTCTTCGGGCCAAAAGTACGTCGTATTCACTCACGAATCCACCACTCTGCAGGTTGAAGAGTTCCGCATGGACCATGCCCTGGGCCGCCTGACCGGGCACCGGAATTTTTCGTTTGACGGGTGGAGCGTACCCTTCGTCGACCATTCGCAGCACCTCTTTCTTAGCCTCGCCGATCTGGTGGTCCCGGTTGAAGACAATGCGGTCGTTGGGGCCCAGAAACCCGATATTCCGGGCATCTGCCGCCGACGAAGAGACTTTTGCCATGGCAATAGCCTGGAAGACCGGCAAAAAATAGGTTGTCAGGTCCGCGCCGGTTACGGCGTCGGGAATCGAGGCGACAATTTTCTTCCAGAAATTGGTGCATCCGCCGCCGGCGGGAAGAAGTCCGACCCCGATCTCCACGAGGCCCATGTAGAGTTCCGCGTGGGCAACGATCCGGTCGGCCGCGAGACAGACCTCGCATCCGCCCCCCAATGTCAGGCCGAAGGGGGCGGCCACTACCGGAAAAGCGGCATACCGCGCGCGCTGAAGACCGTCTTGAGCCTTCTTGAGAAATGTGTCGATCTCGTCGTATTTACCGGTCTGGGCCAGGCCGGCCATGTAAAAGAGATCCCCGCCGGCCGAAAAGGCACCAGGCATGCCGCCGGCCTGATTACCGATCACGAGGCCGACGCCGTGGGTGTCCACATGGTCCAGCGCCCCACTGATGAAGTCGACGATCTCCGCGTTGATGGCGTTCATCTTGGAATGGAATTCACAGCAGAAGACGCCGTCTCCAAGATCCACGAGGGAAGCGGATCTGCAGGTATCCACGGTTTTGCCGCCGGCCTTGAGGGTCGCAAGAGAGATGACGTTGTCGGAGACGGCTACGGGCTGGTAGTCACCTGATGCAAAATCGTAGAAGTATCTTTTTCCGTTGTCCGTTCGGTAGAAGGTCTCATAACCTTGTTCCAGCATTTTCCGAATGTTTTCCGGCACCGGTATGCCGTCGGCGTCCATTTTTTCCACGGATCTTCTGATGCCGATGGCTTCCCATGTTTCAAAGGGGCCCATTTCAAAATTATAGCCCCATTTCATGGCGTTGTCGATTTCGACGATGGTGTCGGAGATCTCGGGGACACGGTTGGCGGCGTAGATCAGTGCCCAGGCCATGGCTTTCCAGGCGAATCGGGCGCCGCGGTCGTCACCGTAAAGGACGGCCTTCATTTTTTCCGGCAGGGTTTTGGCTTTTTTTGCTGCCACAAGACAAGGGAAATCGGGATTTTCGTATTCTTCATACTCGAGGGTGTCGATGTTGATGACCTTTCGGACCTTTTTCCATTCCGGCGTCACCTCGGTCTTGTAAAAACCGCTCTTGGCTTTCTTGCCGAGGAATTTCCTGTCGATCATGCGGGTTACGAATTCCGGAACCTTGAAGGCTTCCCGCTGCTCGTCTTCGGGTACCAGATCATAGGTATTTTGGGCGACGTGATACATGGTGTCGAGTCCCACGAGATCGGTGGTTTTGAACATGGCGGTTTTGGGTCGTCCCAGTGCCGGGCCAAACAATGCGTCGATCTCGGGAATCGTAAGACCGTCTTCAACCATGAACTGCATGGTTTTGACGATGCCGTGGACACCGATGCGATTGCCGACGAAGTTGGGGGTGTCCTTGGCCCAGACGATTCCTTTTCCCAGCGTACGTTCGCCGAAATCAGCTATGAATTCAAGGATATCGGGTAGAGTCTCTTCACCTTGAATGATCTCGAGCAGCTTCATGTAACGGACTGGATTGAAGAAATGAGTGCCCAGAAAATGTTGCTTGAATGCCGTGCCGAGACCCTCGGTCATTTTTTTCAAGGGGATGCCGGATGTATTGGACGAAACAATGGCGTTCGATTTTCTGACGGGTTCAATGCGTTGAAAAAGGGCCTGCTTGATCTTCAGATTTTCAACGACGACCTCGACGATCCAATCGCACTCTTTCAGTTGATCGAAATCGTCTTCGAGGTTGCCGATGGTGATCCGATCGACGTCTTTGGGTTGCATCAAAAGGGCGGGGCGGGATTTGACGAGGGCATCGAAACCGGCTTTCACGATGCGGTTTCGGGCTGCGGGATCCTTTTTTTCCGTTTCATCGAGATCAAAGGGGACGATATCCAGCAACAGGGTTTTCAGTCCGGCGCCGGCCAGGAGTGCTGCAATTCCGCCGCCCATGACGCCGGAGCCGATAACGGCTGCTTTTTTGATTTTTCTGACCATGTTGACCTCCTGAGTCGAGAGTTCTTTTCATTAATGAATGAATATTCATTCATTTATCAGAGGGAAGATCCCCATGTCAAGCAAAACTATTCGAAAGCGGATCGGTGTCTTAATTCTATAAAATAAAAATGTTATTGATATCATTCAAACGAATGAATCGATTCGGTCCGGATAACCTCACGTGACTGTCAATTCGACAGCGAATGAATTTTCATTTCAGATTTTGAAGAGGCCGGAAGAGAAGAACTGCCTGTTTAAACAAAATATAATCGGATTTCGGGTGTCAGAAGTGCCATAAGATGCCGAATAGGAATTCAGGCAGAAATGAATGATCGTTCAATATCGATTCTGGTGATATCCGGCTGGTATGGACGACCTCTGAAGCTAACGGTCTCGGTTTTTTCGAGACGAATTCGATTCGGATCGCCTTATAAAGATTTCGCCAATGGCGCCTTCACGATGTCGCGGACTTTCTCCACGAGGATATCCAGGTTGTCTTCGTGGTATTCACGGGTATCCACCGGCGGATGAATGATGAGGTCGGCTCTTCCGGGGAAGATGTCCAGGGTATCGGGCGGCAAAATAGATCGCGTGCCGCGGATCGTGATGGGAAGGATGGGGAGACCGAGGTCCAGGGCCATTTTGAAGGCACCCTTTTTGAAGGGACCGAGGTGGCCGCTTCGGCTCCGGGTGCCTTCCGGAAAGAAAAGGATCGATGTCCCGTCGACAATCCGTTTTTTAGCGGCGTTGATGGTCTGGATGGCGGCAGCCCGGTCAGACCGATCGATGAAGATGTGCCCCAATTTTTCACATGACACTCCGATGAAGGGTATTCTTCTCAGTTCGATCTTCATCACCCATTTGAAGTCTATGCCCAGCCAACCGTAAAGCACAAATATGTCATATTGACTCTGGTGGTTGGAAATAACGACGTAGGACTGATGCTTGTCGATGAACCTCCGACCGGTGACGCGGACGAACATGGGGGTAATCCCGGCATTTATTCTGGCCCAGGTGGCGCCGCACAGATAGCTGGAGATCCGGGGCTTGAGAAAGGAGGACAGGACTACGGCCAGACCCCCGAAAAAGATGGTGGTCACCACAAAAACCGGAGACAGAATCAACCATTTATAGGGTTGATAGAAAAT harbors:
- a CDS encoding lysophospholipid acyltransferase family protein; its protein translation is MKKNSKNDRGADSHMMKKLRRIFYQPYKWLILSPVFVVTTIFFGGLAVVLSSFLKPRISSYLCGATWARINAGITPMFVRVTGRRFIDKHQSYVVISNHQSQYDIFVLYGWLGIDFKWVMKIELRRIPFIGVSCEKLGHIFIDRSDRAAAIQTINAAKKRIVDGTSILFFPEGTRSRSGHLGPFKKGAFKMALDLGLPILPITIRGTRSILPPDTLDIFPGRADLIIHPPVDTREYHEDNLDILVEKVRDIVKAPLAKSL